Proteins encoded within one genomic window of Agelaius phoeniceus isolate bAgePho1 chromosome Z, bAgePho1.hap1, whole genome shotgun sequence:
- the COX7C gene encoding cytochrome c oxidase subunit 7C, mitochondrial, with protein sequence MLSAGVRRFATSAIRRSHVEEGPGKNLPFSVDNKWRLLAMMCVFFGSGFGAPFFIVRHQLLKK encoded by the exons ATGCTGTCCGCCGGTGTCCGCCGCTTCGCCACCTCCGCCATCCGCCGCAGCCATGTTGAGGAGGGACCCGGGAAG aacCTCCCATTCTCTGTGGACAACAAGTGGAGGCTGCTGGCGATGATGTGTGTGTTCTTTGGGAGTGGATTTGGTGCCCCTTTCTTCATCGTCAGACACCAGCTCCTGAAGAAATGA